DNA from Mucilaginibacter mallensis:
TCCGGAATGGGCTGAAAGACTTGGTTTATCAACCGATGTAGTTGTTGGCGCCGGTGCTTTTGACGCGCATATGGGCGCGGTAGGCGGGCAGATAGAGCCTTATCACCTGAGCAAGGTAATGGGTACCTCAACCTGCGATATTTTGGTTGCACCAGCCAGCGAAATGAAAGATAAACTTGTGCGCGGTATATGCGGGCAGGTTAATGGCTCGGTTATACCCGGTATGGTGGGTTTAGAGGCAGGTCAATCCGCTTTTGGCGATACTTATGCCTGGTTCAAAAATATTGTATCCTGGCCCTTAAATAACGTACTATCGCAATCCGCAATAATCGATACGCAAACCGCTGAGGCACTAAAGCTTGAAATGTCGGAGCTGATCATTCCTGAACTGGCAAGGCAAGCATCCTTATTGCCGATAGATAATGATAATGAACTGGCTATCGACTGGTTTAACGGTCGCCGCACACCGGATGCTGATCAAACTTTAAAAGGCGCTATTATCGGCCTTGGTTTAGGCAGCGATGCCCCACGGGTTTTCAGGGCACTGGCCGAGGCTACCTGCTTTGGCGCTAAAAGTATCGTTGACCGTTTTGTTTCGGAAGGGATACCTGTAAAAGGATTAATTGGCATTGGCGGTGTAGCAAAAAAATCACCGTTTGTAATGCAAATGATGTCTGACATTTTAGGCATGCCTATCCGCATCCACCAGTTTAAACACACTTGCGCTTTAGGTGCAGCTATGTTTGCCGCGGTAGTTGCAGGTATTTATCCAACTGTTGAGGAAGCAATGGCAGCAATGGGCCGTGGGTTTGATGTGGAGTATTATCCAAACCCTTTATATAAAGAAGTTTATCAGAAACGATATAAACAATATAATAGCTTAGGTGAGTTTGTTGCTTTTCAAATAGCACAGCAAGCAAAAAGCTAGTTTTAATAATATAAGTATGAGTAAATATCAGCATATAAAACAAAGCGCGTACGATGCCAATATGCAGCTGCCAAAGCTGAACCTGGTACTGTTTACCTTTGGTAACGTTAGCGCTGTCGACCGTGAGCTGGGCGTATTTGCAATTAAGCCAAGCGGTGTGCCTTATGAAGATCTTTCGCCTGAAAAAATGGTGATCGTTGATTTTGACGGTAATATAATTGAAGGCGATCTCAGGCCATCATCAGATACCAAAACCCACGCCGTGCTTTACAAGCATTGGACAGGTATCGGCGGTATTGTACACACCCACTCAACGTATGGTACGGCATGGGCGCAATCGCAACGCTGCATCCCGATATTCGGTACCACACATGCCGATTATTTAACGGTTGATATCCCCTGCGCACCGCCAATGAATGACGAAATGATAAAGGGTAATTACGAGCATGAAACAGGTTTTCAGATCATCAATCATTTTGAAAGCATGGGCTTTGATTACAAAGAGGTAGAAATGATACTGGTAGGTAACCACGCGCCGTTTACCTGGGGTAAAACAGCCGACAAGGCGGTACATAACAGTGCAGTATTGGAAACAGTTGCTCACATGTCCTACTTAACCGAACAAATAAACCCTAAGGCCCCGCGCTTACAGGATTCACTTATTAAAAAACATTTTGAAAGAAAACATGGCCCTGATTCATATTATGGGCAGTAAGGTGGTGAGTAGTGAGTGGTGAATGGTGAGCAGTTAAAACCACTCACTACTCACCATTCACCACTCACTAATTCACTAAAATTCAGTAAATCAATAATTACATATAATGATCGATCTAAAAACATTTGAAGTATGGTTTATAACCGGCAGCCAGAATTTGTACGGTGAAGAAACTTTAAAAAAGGTTGCAGAACACTCACTGGAAATAGCAAAAGGCCTTGATGCCAGTGGTACAATCCCGGTACGTGTGGTTTACAAACCAACCGTAAAATCAACAGAAGAAATTTATGATACCTTGCTGGCAGCTAATTCGGCAGAAAACTGTATCGGTATCATCACCTGGATGCATACCTTTTCACCTGCCAAAATGTGGATCCGTGGTTTAAGCATCCTGCAAAAACCATTGTTGCACCTGCATACGCAATACAACCGGGATATCCCCTGGAGCAGCATAGATATGGATTTTATGAATCTGAACCAAAGCGCCCATGGCGATAGGGAGTTCGGTTTCATAGTATCGCGTATGCGCAAAAACCGTAAGGTGGTTGTAGGCCACTGGCAGGATCCTGAAGTATTGGGCCAGATCAGCGCCTGGACAAGGGCTGCAGCCGGCTGGTACGACTGGCAGGGCGCTAAGTTTGCGCGTTTTGGCGATAACATGCGCTTTGTAGCTGTTACCGATGGCGATAAAGTTGAAGCTGAACTAAAATTTGGCTTTGCTGTAAACACCTATGGTATTGGTGATCTGGTAGCTGTGATAAACGGCATTAGTGACGCGGCTGTTAACGAGCTGATAGACGAATATGAAGCTACTTATACTTTAGCGGATGACCTGAAAAAAGGCGGAGCAAAACATTCATCAGTATTTGAGGCTGCTAAAATAGAATTAGGCTTACGTAAGTTTTTGGTAGACGGCGGCTTTAAAGGATTCTCGGATACTTTTGAGGATCTGCATGGCATGGTACAGTTGCCGGGCATAGCATCGCAACGCTTAATGGCCGATGGCTATGGTTTTGCGGGTGAGGGCGACTGGAAAACAGCTGCTTTGGTGCGTGCCTTTAAAGTAATGGGCAGCGGCCTGCCGGGCGGTAACGCTTTTATGGAAGATTACACTTATCACTTCGACCCAAATAATGCATTGGTTTTAGGCTCGCATATGCTGGAGGTTGATTCCTCACTGGCAAACGGCAAAGCAGCATTAGAAGTACACCCTTTGGGTATTGGTGGTAAAGCTGACCCTGCGCGTTTGGTATTTAATGTTGCCGGTGGCGAGGCGCTTAACGCTTCAATTATTGATATGGGCAACCGTTTTCGTTTGCTGATAAATGAGGTGGAAGCGGTAGAACCACAAAATGACCTGCCTAACCTGCCGGTGGCACGTGTATTATGGAAGCCATACCCTGATATGAAAACCGGCTGTGCTGCATGGATATATGCAGGTGGCGCGCATCATACGGCATATAGCCAGAATTTAACCGCTGAGCATTTACAGGATTTTGCTGATATCGCAGGAATTGAATTTGTGCGCATAGGTAAGGATACCAAACTTGATCAGTTCCGTAATGAACTGCGCTGGAACGAAGTAGCCTACAAATAGCCAATCAATATTTACCTATGCCGATGGGAAAGAAAAGGCATAGGTAAGTTTTAACCAAACAAACCATTTAATTTAAATTATGAATAAGTTTTCACCTATTGATTACGTCATATTCTTCATCTACTTTGTTGTAGTATCAAGTTATGGCTATTGGGTATATCGCCGAAAAAAAACAGCCACTATATCCGGCAGTCACGATTTCTTTTTAGCCGAAGGGTCGCTTACATGGTGGGCCATTGGCGCCTCGCTTATTGCTTCCAATATATCAGCAGAACAATTTATTGGAGCCAGCGGACAAGGTTTCCAGGTGGGTATAGCTGTGGCTGCATACGAGTGGGTCGCCGCTATCGCGCTGATTATAGTAGCGGTATGGTTCATTCCGGTTTATCTGAAAAATAAGATATTTACCATGCCCCAGTTTTTAGAGACAAGATATAATCAAACTGTGAGTTTAATCATGGCTATCTTCTGGCTGTTCCTGTACGTGTTTGTTAACTTAACTTCTATACTTTTCCTCGGCGCGTTGGCTATTAATAGCTTAGCAGGTGGTACTCAGGAAAGTTTTCACTATATTATTATAGCATTGGCTGTATTCTCGCTTATTATCGCGCTTGGTGGGATGAAGGTTATTGGCTTTACCGATGTTATACAGGTACTGGTATTAGTAATAGGCGGTTTGGCAACAACCTATATAGCCTTGACATTAGTTAGTGAACGTTTTGGATTGGGTAAGGATGCACTGGCTGGTTTTAATGCTATGCTGGAACATTCGCCGGATCATTTTAAAATGATGTTACCAAAACCTGGCCCTAATGCTTCACAACAGGATATTGATAAATATCTTTTACTGCCGGGTATAGCCATGTATTTTGCAGGCCAATGGATAGTGAACTTAAACTATTGGGGGTGTAACCAATACATTACCCAAAGGGCATTAGGTGCTAATTTAAAAACAGCCCGTACAGGTATCTTATTTGCAGGTTTAATGAAACTGGCCATGCCGGTGATAGTAATATTGCCAGGTATTGCAGCTTATGTTCTGTACAAAAACGGCGGCTTGCAGCATGAGATGACGGTTGGTGGCCATTTAAACCCGGATAATGCCTATTCAGCGGTCCTTGGGTTTTTACCAAACGGGCTAAAGGGCCTTTCAATAGCTGCATTAACGGCTGCAATAGTAGCTTCATTAGCAGGTAAGGCCAATAGTATATCCACTATTTTTACTATGGATATCTATAAAAAGTACATTAAAAAGGAAGCCAGTGAAAAGAGTATGGTTGGAATGGGGAAAATCATCATTGGCGTAGCCTTGTTTCTTTCAATTTTGCTAACCTGGCATGACCTTTTAGGCATTGGTGGCGAAGGTGGGTTCGCTTATATACAAAAATATACGGGTTATATCAGCCCGGGTATTTTTGCCATATTCATATTAGGGTTCTTTTGGAAACGTACTACGGGTGCCGCGGCTATTACAGGTATTATAACAGGTTTTGTAACTTCTGTAATATTTAACGGACCTAATTTCGCGCCTGTGTGGTTTGGCCACGAAAACTTCTTGTATACGGCATTCCCTAATGGCCATGGTGGTTATGAAATCCCATTCCTGATCTGTATGGGGATATCCTTCCTGTTTACCATGATACTAATGGTGATTGTAAGCTTATTCGGCCCTAAGATAAATCCTAAACATTTTGTTTTAGATAAGTCAATGTTCAAAGTTGAGCCATCAACATTAGCACTTATAGTAGTAACGCTGTTATTACTTAGCGCATTGTACGTTAAATTCTGGTAATTACCCTAATTAGTTATAAATGCAAAACGGCCTGTCAATTTTGACAGGCCGTTTTGCATTTATCATGAAAAGTGATAGAAACCCATCACATTAAAATATCAAATTAGTAGGGTTAGGTATCAGGTTTAAAAATGCCTGGAACTTGGCATAATAGTTCTGCATATTGAGTTGATAGTAAAATGCACCCCGGCGTGATCCTGATTTATCCTTATCAGCCTGTTTTATGAGTAAGCCTGTAGCCAATATTCTTTTGCTGAAATTACGTTTGTCTATTGATGTGTTATAAACGCTTTCGTACAAACTTTGTAATTGCGGTATAGTAAACCTGCTGGGCAGTAGTTCAAATAAGATAGGGTGGAGGGCAGCTTTATAGCGTACACGTCTTTTTGCCAGCTCAACCATTTCCTGCTGATCGAAAATAAGCTTGGGCATACGTTTTAAGCTAAACCATTCAGGGTGATAATCAGTATTAAGCTGTTTTTCGTACTTAAGAATATCAATTAAGGCAAAATAAGCAGTGGAAACGGTTCTTTCCATTGGGTCGCGGTGTGGGTCGCCAAAGGTGTGCAGCTGTTCAAGATACATGCCATCCAACCCGGTGAGCTGTTTAAGTATGCGGTTTGATGCCTGATCAATACTTTCATTTTCCTGCACAAAGCCGCCCATAAGGCTCCATTTGCCTTTTTCGGGTTCAAAACCACGTTGTATCAATAAAATTTTTAATGTATCACCGTCAAAACCAAAAACTATACAATCTACAGCCTGGATAAACCGGCTTTGCTTGGCATATTTTATCATTTATTACAACAAGGATTAAAGTGCATAACAAAAATAGAAAAATATTGGTATTAGGAAACGCAAATTGTTGTTCGATGAACACATGTAACGTAACAATAGCAATGATAAATATTTTGATCCATAAAACAATTTAAAATAATTTAAGTGTTTTTTTTACAATTATAATATTTTTTATACATTAGCGCTTAATCTGTTATTTGGATTAAACCAATTATATTCGGCTCTCAATTATAAACACATAAAGTACAGAATGCCTGTTAACTTATAATAAGCTAATGCTATCATTTTAAATTATGAAAAAGAACATCCAATTAATCCTCGCAGCAGCCTGTTTTTCAACACTGTTTGTGGCATGTAACCATGCATCAAGTACAAAAAACGGTTCAGATAAGGACTCAACTGCTGCGCAGGCGCCGCAAATTCCTGATTCTGCAAATTTTAAAGCCACCGTACAAGGTAAGCAGGTTGATTTGTATACTTTGAAAAACAAAAACGGTGTGACTGTGGCTATTACCAACTTTGGTGGCCGCCTGGTGAGCCTGTTGGTGCCAAATAAAGATGGAAAACTTACCGATGTAATATTAGGCCACGATAGCCTGTCAGGATATCAAATAAAAGCTGAAACTTATTTTGGAGCTATAATAGGCCGTTACGGCAATCGTATTGGCAAAGGTAAATTTAACCTTGATGGCAAAAGCTATCAGTTAGATCTGAACGATAAAATAAACACGCTGCATGGCGGTTTTAACGGGTTTTATAAACAGGTATTTGACGCTAAAAAAGTGGGTGATCAGCAGTTGGAACTGACCTATGTTTCAAAAGATGGCGAAGGTGGTTATCCCGGAATGTTAACCTCAAAAATAACCTACACATTAACAGATGATAACGCACTGAAGATAGAATATTCGGCTACAACTGATAAGGCTACTATCGTAAACTTAACCAATCACGCGTATTTTAACCTGAATGGTGCAGGTACGCCAACCATCACCAACGATTCATTAAAGATAGATGCCGATAATATAACGCCTGTAGATACCACGCTTATACCAACCGGTAAGTTTGAAAAAGTAAAAGGTACACCATTTGATTTTACTTCGTTCAAAACCATTGGTGCTGATATTGATAAAACGGATGATCAACTAAAGGCAGGCAAAGGTTACGACCACAACTTTGTATTGAACAAGCATGATATCAGCCAATCAATAGCTACAGTAAAAAGCCCTGAGACTGGTATTGTAATGGATATTTATACTACCGAACCAGGTCTGCAATTTTACAGCGGTAACTTTTTAACAGGTTTAAGCGATGGTAAAGGTAAAGCTACCTATGCGCATCGCTCGGCATTATGCCTGGAAACTCAGCATTTTCCTGATTCTCCAAACGAACCGTCATTCCCGTCAACCGTTTTAAAACCGGGTGAAACATACCATACAACCACTATTTACAAATTTAGCGTTAAGTAGCTTTAAGATACTGATAATCATTTTATTATAAATTATTAATTTTCAAAATATATGAAATTAAGGGCCTGTTTTTTGTCTATACTTTTTGTTTCTGCCGGATTAACGTCCCAAGCGCAGACAAATATCAGCGTATCGGTTAGTGACAAAGCCGAACCAACGATCAGTAAGTACATCTATAGCAACTTCGCCGAGCATTTAGGCAGGGGTATTTATGATGGTTTTTATGTGGGCGATACTTCAAAGATACCCAACACAAATGGTGTGCGGAATGATGTTATCGATGCCTTAAAAAAGATGAAGATACCAGCCCTAAGATGGCCAGGGGGCTGCTTTGCCGATACTTACCATTGGAAAGATGGTATAGGCGATAAAAGTAAAAGACCGGCAATTGTAAACAAATGGTGGGGAGGCGTTACCGAAGACAATAGTTTTGGAACTAAGGAATTTCTGAATATGTGTGAAGCCATTGGAACTGATCCTTATATATCAGGAAACGTTGGCAGCGGAACGGTACAAGAACTATCTGATTGGGTTGCTTACACAACTTCTGATAATAAGAACCCGATGTCGGACCTTAGAAAAACGACCGGCAGAGATAAAGCATGGAAAGTAGCATTTTGGGGCATAGGCAACGAAGCCTGGGGATGCGGTGGCAATATGACGCCCGAATACTATGCAAATGAATTTAAGAAATATTCAACTTTTATGTCGAGCGGTTCCGGGAAAATGTTCAGGATAGCATCAGGTGCAAACTCTGATGATTACCACTGGACGGATGTGCTAATGAAGAACATTCCACAAGGCTTAATTGAAGGTATTGCTTTACACCATTATGCAATTATTGATTGGGATCATAAAGGGCCTGCAATAAAATTTACCGAAGATCAATATTTTAAAACTATGAAGAGCGCTTTGCTGATGGATACATTGGTTACCAAACATTCGGCAATAATGGATAAATATGATCCTCAAAAGAAAATAGCGCTTGTTGTTGATGAGTGGGGCGGATGGTATGATGTAGAACCTGGCACCAATCCCGGCTTTTTATACCAGCAAAATAGTATGCGTGATGCTATGATAGCAGGTGCAACGCTGAATATCTTTAATAATCACTGCGACCGTGTGCGCATGGCTAACCTGGCACAATGTATAAATGTATTGCAGGCCGTTATTCTTACACAAGGTAATAAGATCATACTTACGCCAACTTATCATGTAATGGAAATGTACAATGTGCACCAGGATGCAACTTTAATTCCAGTTACAGTTAACAGCGATGACTATGTATTTGGATCAGAAAAACTTGCAGCTATTTCAGCTTCGGCATCAAA
Protein-coding regions in this window:
- a CDS encoding ribulokinase; amino-acid sequence: MSKDKFVVGVDYGSDSVRSVIINALNGEEIASSVYYYPRWQKGLYCDPANNQFRQHPLDYIEGLEITIKDCIKIAGGETVARNIKGLSVDTTGSTPVAVDKAGQPLALTPAFSENPNAMFVLWKDHTSINEAAEINAHAPKFGINYLKYVGGIYSSEWFWAKLLHVLRVDESVRKATHSWVEHCDWIPFLLTGGKKAEEIKRGRCSAGHKALWAEEFGGLPPNEFFATLDPLLDGFTSKLFTETYTADHAAGTLSPEWAERLGLSTDVVVGAGAFDAHMGAVGGQIEPYHLSKVMGTSTCDILVAPASEMKDKLVRGICGQVNGSVIPGMVGLEAGQSAFGDTYAWFKNIVSWPLNNVLSQSAIIDTQTAEALKLEMSELIIPELARQASLLPIDNDNELAIDWFNGRRTPDADQTLKGAIIGLGLGSDAPRVFRALAEATCFGAKSIVDRFVSEGIPVKGLIGIGGVAKKSPFVMQMMSDILGMPIRIHQFKHTCALGAAMFAAVVAGIYPTVEEAMAAMGRGFDVEYYPNPLYKEVYQKRYKQYNSLGEFVAFQIAQQAKS
- a CDS encoding sodium:solute symporter family transporter, which translates into the protein MNKFSPIDYVIFFIYFVVVSSYGYWVYRRKKTATISGSHDFFLAEGSLTWWAIGASLIASNISAEQFIGASGQGFQVGIAVAAYEWVAAIALIIVAVWFIPVYLKNKIFTMPQFLETRYNQTVSLIMAIFWLFLYVFVNLTSILFLGALAINSLAGGTQESFHYIIIALAVFSLIIALGGMKVIGFTDVIQVLVLVIGGLATTYIALTLVSERFGLGKDALAGFNAMLEHSPDHFKMMLPKPGPNASQQDIDKYLLLPGIAMYFAGQWIVNLNYWGCNQYITQRALGANLKTARTGILFAGLMKLAMPVIVILPGIAAYVLYKNGGLQHEMTVGGHLNPDNAYSAVLGFLPNGLKGLSIAALTAAIVASLAGKANSISTIFTMDIYKKYIKKEASEKSMVGMGKIIIGVALFLSILLTWHDLLGIGGEGGFAYIQKYTGYISPGIFAIFILGFFWKRTTGAAAITGIITGFVTSVIFNGPNFAPVWFGHENFLYTAFPNGHGGYEIPFLICMGISFLFTMILMVIVSLFGPKINPKHFVLDKSMFKVEPSTLALIVVTLLLLSALYVKFW
- a CDS encoding aldose epimerase family protein, which gives rise to MKKNIQLILAAACFSTLFVACNHASSTKNGSDKDSTAAQAPQIPDSANFKATVQGKQVDLYTLKNKNGVTVAITNFGGRLVSLLVPNKDGKLTDVILGHDSLSGYQIKAETYFGAIIGRYGNRIGKGKFNLDGKSYQLDLNDKINTLHGGFNGFYKQVFDAKKVGDQQLELTYVSKDGEGGYPGMLTSKITYTLTDDNALKIEYSATTDKATIVNLTNHAYFNLNGAGTPTITNDSLKIDADNITPVDTTLIPTGKFEKVKGTPFDFTSFKTIGADIDKTDDQLKAGKGYDHNFVLNKHDISQSIATVKSPETGIVMDIYTTEPGLQFYSGNFLTGLSDGKGKATYAHRSALCLETQHFPDSPNEPSFPSTVLKPGETYHTTTIYKFSVK
- the araA gene encoding L-arabinose isomerase, with translation MIDLKTFEVWFITGSQNLYGEETLKKVAEHSLEIAKGLDASGTIPVRVVYKPTVKSTEEIYDTLLAANSAENCIGIITWMHTFSPAKMWIRGLSILQKPLLHLHTQYNRDIPWSSIDMDFMNLNQSAHGDREFGFIVSRMRKNRKVVVGHWQDPEVLGQISAWTRAAAGWYDWQGAKFARFGDNMRFVAVTDGDKVEAELKFGFAVNTYGIGDLVAVINGISDAAVNELIDEYEATYTLADDLKKGGAKHSSVFEAAKIELGLRKFLVDGGFKGFSDTFEDLHGMVQLPGIASQRLMADGYGFAGEGDWKTAALVRAFKVMGSGLPGGNAFMEDYTYHFDPNNALVLGSHMLEVDSSLANGKAALEVHPLGIGGKADPARLVFNVAGGEALNASIIDMGNRFRLLINEVEAVEPQNDLPNLPVARVLWKPYPDMKTGCAAWIYAGGAHHTAYSQNLTAEHLQDFADIAGIEFVRIGKDTKLDQFRNELRWNEVAYK
- a CDS encoding L-ribulose-5-phosphate 4-epimerase, giving the protein MSKYQHIKQSAYDANMQLPKLNLVLFTFGNVSAVDRELGVFAIKPSGVPYEDLSPEKMVIVDFDGNIIEGDLRPSSDTKTHAVLYKHWTGIGGIVHTHSTYGTAWAQSQRCIPIFGTTHADYLTVDIPCAPPMNDEMIKGNYEHETGFQIINHFESMGFDYKEVEMILVGNHAPFTWGKTADKAVHNSAVLETVAHMSYLTEQINPKAPRLQDSLIKKHFERKHGPDSYYGQ
- a CDS encoding NUDIX hydrolase gives rise to the protein MIKYAKQSRFIQAVDCIVFGFDGDTLKILLIQRGFEPEKGKWSLMGGFVQENESIDQASNRILKQLTGLDGMYLEQLHTFGDPHRDPMERTVSTAYFALIDILKYEKQLNTDYHPEWFSLKRMPKLIFDQQEMVELAKRRVRYKAALHPILFELLPSRFTIPQLQSLYESVYNTSIDKRNFSKRILATGLLIKQADKDKSGSRRGAFYYQLNMQNYYAKFQAFLNLIPNPTNLIF
- a CDS encoding alpha-N-arabinofuranosidase — encoded protein: MKLRACFLSILFVSAGLTSQAQTNISVSVSDKAEPTISKYIYSNFAEHLGRGIYDGFYVGDTSKIPNTNGVRNDVIDALKKMKIPALRWPGGCFADTYHWKDGIGDKSKRPAIVNKWWGGVTEDNSFGTKEFLNMCEAIGTDPYISGNVGSGTVQELSDWVAYTTSDNKNPMSDLRKTTGRDKAWKVAFWGIGNEAWGCGGNMTPEYYANEFKKYSTFMSSGSGKMFRIASGANSDDYHWTDVLMKNIPQGLIEGIALHHYAIIDWDHKGPAIKFTEDQYFKTMKSALLMDTLVTKHSAIMDKYDPQKKIALVVDEWGGWYDVEPGTNPGFLYQQNSMRDAMIAGATLNIFNNHCDRVRMANLAQCINVLQAVILTQGNKIILTPTYHVMEMYNVHQDATLIPVTVNSDDYVFGSEKLAAISASASKDKNGIVHISLVNIDPNKNHKVSLNLDGKKFTVVKGRILASAKVQDYNSFDEPNKIEPKEFNGAVIKSNTISVNMPSASVIVLALN